The genomic interval tttgtgttgttgaaaaacataaaaacaattttacaagaatataaaataaacattattgtaaatattcgCCTATCCAttctttaaaaatcaaaacaatttaatatatatatatatatacattttttcaaTCCTAACTCCgataatattaagaaaaagacTCATTTTCAAATCTTTAACATGATGTTGAAGATTCTCGCTTAGTTTCAAATAtgacaaattttttaataaactcgtgatttatctatttttattaaaaaaaaaaaaaagcaaattctTTACACCTAATCATATCAACTCAATTATATgcccaacaaaataaaataaagtaagagGGAAGTCCAAACCTGCCGGACTTTTGTGATGCTCTCCACGGCAAAAGCAGCCCTGAGaacataaaatttgataataaaatgaacaatatttaagcataaatttatttaaaaagaaaaaagaaaaaaaaaaggaagacaGAATGAAAGAAAAGCGCCAAACATTTACACTGCCAGTTGAAGATATCTTCATTGAGAAACAACACAGTGACAAAACAATTCTATACATTTCTCAATTCAGCAAACAACATGCCGtgaattcatataatttttgcCCTTCTATGTTATATATACCACCAGCAAccgcttctctttctctcattgaaAATACAACCTTCATAAGGAGAAAGAAACCCGCCAATGAATACTATGAAATACTAGTGGGggaatcaaatccaagagatGTGTTGATGAAATAAACTTCAGCTGCATGATAAACATCAGGGGAAATTTTCATCCCATACCACACTGCTTTCCCTATCAGAGTGTCACTGTGTTCGGGTTTGAAAGTGTGATTCAGAAATTAGAACAGCTGGAAAAACAGACTTGTTGAGCCGTCACCAAATGATCGAAGGTCTGCGGGTTTTACCAACGCCCGACATAGTGGACAGGTGCGCTCTCGCTCAAACCTGATTAAGAATGAGAAATGTGATGGGCATTGTTATGTCTGTTTGTCAAACAAATGAAACTATTCTTGCATGTCTCTAAAACAAGAGCCTTAAAAAGAAGTAGGTTTGTATTTTGTATTGTGGGAAATCCTGGTCAAAGTTAAGCAACTGGAAATTAAGTGACTATGAGAAAATTGAGTATGAGATGCACTACCATTCAGAAACACAGTCTTCACAGAATATATGCTTGCAACGAAGAAGAATAGGAACGTGCATTTTCTCTTGGCAGATAGCACACAGATCCCCAGCCGCAATAACCTGCATCAGAGACCATAACAATGAGTGCATGACAGTATCTGATTTAAAAGTTCAAGTCCAAGGAACAACTGTGAAAGCTATTATATTAAAGTATGATAAACATTTATTCTCCATAAAGTTCCTTCTATTTTGAAAGGGACAGGATGAAAACTGTTATGGCAAAATGATAGTTAAAAGTACTAATAGCAGCCTTGAAAAGTTAACTGGTAATAATATTCCTGCAAGTTTGCCTCTGAAAGACGCCATTACACAATTAAAAAGCTAATGTAATGCTGACTGCATTGGCATAAGCTGGAAAACTGAAGTGCATTAGTTCTCTCATCCCAATCTCTCCTCACCCCTAAGAAAATTTACTTAGCTCAGAATGTAGTGTGAACTCTTCTACTATCTGCTTTGCAGCAGCTCTACCAGTGGCAGCTCAATTCCTTAAAGTTCACATCTACGTTTCTTGCAAATCTACTGTTTGTTTCAGGAGCAACATAGTCCAtgttgcatcttagatttaagCCACATAATCATTCTACAGGTTGTATCACCAGAGAAAATAATCAGATGGCAATACAATCCTATACCTTACAAACCAATGGTGAGGATTGGACTTCAGACGAGCATGGTGCATCGAGTTAATGACATAATAGAGGACCTCACATTCATAAAAGCAAAACATATAAAGTCAAGTCAAACATAGAGCAAGCTACAGAAACAGATACAGTCCAAAGAGGTCACACGGAACATAAAGAACTTTCACGTATGAGTTGGGAATAGTTGTGTTGACAGAGGACTTAATGGTGGATCGGGAAAATGGAGAAATAAGAATTCCACATAAAAGACAAAGTCGTGTGTGTGAACATGCCACAGAATCATAGAAATTAAAGCAATTTCTCATATTAGTTGGGAAAAAATTCCAAGTAAACAGAAAAAAATCCATTTGGGTAAAGAAATTCCGCATATTAGTTGGGAAATTTAGCTAGGAAAAGTTGCCTTGACTGACGCCTTAGCATTGGATGGAAAAtatgcagaaaaaaaaatcctggTTAACAAAAAGCATTAGATGGAACATACACAGAAAAAAAACACCTGGTGAACACAGAAAAATTATGCGTGCAAGTGTGATGGAACTTCTAATGCATATACTGCCTTTACCTGCTCTGCGGTTGCATAAGATCCATAATGCACATCTTTACGTGACAATGCCTTCAATGCGGTTATAAATGATTGAACCTGTAACACatgttcagaaaaaaaaaaacttcagtAAATATATTTACCATGGTTTCATTATGACAATAAACAGTATTCATCATGGTCCTCAATAGTAGGTATTTACATGAAAggcaacaataaattaaatatatcaacaaaaatattcaTACCTTTTCAACAACTGATGTAAGTTTAAAGGTTAGGTACAATCCAGTAGTCAAAGAGGAAAAGAGGCTCCCATACTCTTTGTTGAGGAAGAATCGGTACCAAACAGGCGTTGGTAACAATGCAcgatagagaagaagaagatattcCACAAGCGTCAGCATTTGCCCCTGAATATAAattggataaaatttttaaattttcaaatatcaaaatctgGTGGGTGAACGCCTGGCGAAGTTCTATCTAACAGGCATGCATTCAAATCAGAGAATCAATAATCATGTGCTGAGAATTACAGTTAAATGTCATAATGTAAAAGATAAACCCATCATGGTGCAACACCCCTTTACatcctataaaaaaaaggacattttcatcaagaaatgcTAACAAATAGTGCATTTCATTCATATTCTCATAGTAGAAGGAATTCACATAAGCATGGTTAGCTGAATATcgatttatttaagaaaatgtTTTTCATAATACACCATGATATTTTCAGTATACTGGAGAGAAATCCATAATTTCTTAGTAATTAGTAATTACATGTAACTTCCTAAAAGCTTTATTGTTAACTACCTCCCCACCATAAGTTTAGAACTCCCAATCCATACTTTAAGTATGGTTTAGCTTTAACTAGAGACATGACAATTCAATATTGCGCCAAGGTGATGATTTAAAGCAGCGAAAATAACTTAAATCTAAGAAGCCAAAGGAAAAGGCTTGATTCCAAGGGAAGAAGTAAAAAGTGGGTACATTCATCTGAGGCAGGAAGCAAAAGGAGTAACTTTGATTTTAAGGGAAAAAGCAAAAGGAGGAATTTTTCATCTAAGTGTAGAAGATTGGCATTGAAGGGCAGGttgttaatttaaatcaaaaaggCCTTTTTGGAGGGGAAGAACTAATAGTATTGGTCAGCATATCcacaaatatttcatatttttcatcgtAATTCAGGAAGTTACCCACACGTATGGTGAAAATTCCAGGGAgttatatacaattatatatatataatctaaggGTTATATGAAATTACAAAGAAATAATGAACTCCTCaacatatacaaaataaataaataaataaataaacaagaaataaaaattcagaGAGTTATACACAAAAAAATGCCCTTAAGGGTGTATATTACATGgcaacaaggaaaagaaaactgCCTACCTGTCTTCGGTAGTTTCGACCCCTGTTATTCTTGTAATACATCAGCAACACACATTTGACAACCATTGCAGCTTGGCGCACCATTGTGTCTGGACAAACAACAAACCAGAAGCTCCTCAAATGCACTAGGTCGGTTGTAAATATAAGatagaaaaagagaattctATACCCTCAAAATGGTTACATGATAGCTTCACaagagcaataaaaaaaaataatgataacaataaaataaaataataatggatTCAAACACATCCATAAGGGTTTGCAGGTGTCAAGGGGATGAAGATGTGGTGGAAACATGGTTTCTATGTCTTTAGATGCATCAGGGTGCATGTAACTGCACTTTTATacagtaaaattaaaaatatatatatatatatatatatatatattgcaactAAAATATATCGATTATAAATTTATGAGCTATTTAAACCTCATGATGCGAAATATTGACCAAAATTAAAACAGTATTCTAAATTATAAGAGCTAGCCAATGGATAtatgtcaataaaaaaattaaccaaaagtACCAAGTGAACAAAGCCAACAAATGTTTCCGTATTAACTGAGAACCCATGAACATAAGTAAGACATGAATGTCTCATGCAAGTCAccagaggtatttatcaaacgCATAAAGCAAGATATAGACGTAACGGATTGGATTACAAGCTTCTTTACAACACCTACTGGTATTAAAATATAGAACAAGAAGGTCCTAAGCATACAAAAAGACAACAATAGTGCATAAAGTTAAGCAATACCATTaaccataattaaaaatatggcaTGCCAAAATGGAGGTATCTCTTTTGGAGGGAGCAAGATCAATGGATGTagaacatcatcattcctgtACCACCAGTAGACTGAAAAGACATGAATCATGAAAAGTAGGGTGATCCCAATAAGCACAGAAATTTTTCTTTCCCCCTGCACCAAAAATGATCGATATCACATGAAGGGTCGCTTAACAACTAAGCTCTATACAGCTACCAAATGATACAGATAGAACATACAATGTCCTATAATAGTCCATTAttatgcaaaagaaaaagaCTTCTACAAACAAGGATGATGTGCTCAACCCCATGTCTTCTTAAACGTTATCAGAAAAGCACAAGAAACCATCCTAATCAACCAGAGGGAAATTTCACCTTAATTCAAACATCGCAACATAATAAgcacaaggaaaagaaaaaacaaatagacTAGAATTCCACCACTTCACATTTCCATCTGAAATTTAATAGTTAGAAAAATGTAAAAACCACTATCCAGCAAACTTTGATAAGAATGTGccaatttgagaagaaaaggaaagcaCATGACCAGAAAGGACATGACATATTCCTCGTAGGAATGTGCAGAAGCAGCAGACCAATAGGTTACATGTGGACATATTCTGCATCACATATGTAAATATAAGCTTAATATAGACGGAGATATCAAACCTTCAATGCAGTCTGTTTACGCAATATATCATTTGACTTGAACATCACAGCAGCAATCCAGATTGTACCAAAGAAACCTGCCAGCCCTTACAAAAGACAAAGaattaataattcaattatagtaagaagaagaagagaaaaaaaacaaagcaaggtTAAGCATACATCAACTGACACGTACAACTACAAAAGTTTAGTTGATCACAAGTACATATTTAGGTTATGGAAATGGGAGACACCAATGTGAAAATGAGATGTCAGTTGATGACCATTTTCAATACATTTAGAAAGCATAAGACCTGTCAGGAGATCTCAtatattaattcaaaatcaacCATAACATAGGGTAAAATCCATGTTAAACTTTGAAGATGATATAATTTGAGATCAGTGTTACTCCTTAGCATTCACCAGGATTCACATCAAAAGACCAACGTGGCCATGCACAATTTGATGACCATTTTCAATACATTAACAAAGCACAGTAATTAGTCTCATCAGACCTTCCTAGTCCAAACAACCAGACACTCAAGACGTGCTTATTCTTCCCaaaagatataatcaaatttataaagatGAGTAAAACACTGATCATGACCTCAGAGATACTTCTACCAATGCACAGCACCATAGTCAGGAAGGAAAACAATCAGCAGCCAGAGTAATCACAGACACCACTAGTAACAACCAGCAAACATCCAAAGACACCACTAGTAACTACGAATATGTCATTCTAACTATAATTTCCACAAAGGGatcacatatacatataaaacaaCCACACACCTTGCAAATGCTGCCGAATGAACACCACCAACAAGAGCAACGAGAAGGGCAGTACCTGCTCAACCCACCTCGCTAACTGCTGTATATCATACCTCTGGTATGAAGAATCCCTCCCATTCCCTCCGGCCGCAGGGCTACCCTCCCCATCGGAGCTCTGACCATTATTAGCCCCTGGCACTGACAACGGCATAGTATTAGCTGAAGTATTCAGCGCCTCCCCAACACCTACATCACTCCCACCACTCCCGACCTGCCGCTCCGCCTGCATCACAACCTGCTCCGCACCAAGAACCTCACCAATAGCATCCCTAGCAATCCCTCCCTCCCCCACCCACCGCCATTCCAACCCTAACATTCTCCTGATCTCCAGCACCAATAATCCTTATCGACACCTCTCCACCCTGCAGCATTAGTGCCCTCAGGATCATCCGGCTGGCCAGGAACACCACCACCCCCACCGATCAAGCTCTCGGACTCAGAATGCCCCGATCTCGTCCGAAGAATCCCGGTGTACTCCAACAACGCCGACAGCCGAGCCTGGATGAAATTAGACGCCGAAAACTGCACACCATATCGCCGGGAACCACCAGAACCCGCCGTGCCGGCTGCAAGCCGGTAACCCTCCGAGTTCCCGCCAGAAGACTCCATCCCCTGAAAACGCAGCAAACCAGCACCGATACCGGCGAGATTTGGATCAAATCAAAGCAAATTCGAGTGAGATTGTGTCGAGGACAGAAAAATTGGATTGCAAACCCTAATCCGGACGACGCGGTGAAGACGAAGGCGCGGAGAAGGCAATGGAGGTCGTCGTATATAAAAAtgagtctctctctctctctctctctcttgtcttgaAGAAGGAAgtgagaaaagagagagagagagagaaaaaggggGGTAAGGCCGTGAGAGTGGGTGGAGAATGGGGATTATTACTGCATCATGTGATGATGGTTTTCCATTTTTGGCcctggatatatatatatatatatatatatacatacatatatattctttatagttaataaagtttatattttatattatatatatatatatatatgtatgtataccaTTATTGAGGCTTTGATCATTATGTGGTATTTCAATTTATGgggttaaaatatttataatatttatatatatgaacgAATATGGACAAATTAAGtctcaaatacatatataagcATAGAGTTAATATTTAAACCGTGTTCTCACCCTTTATAAGCTGAAATTtaaacctatttttttaatgagatacAAATACCTTACATAAAAGGACCCAGTgctaataaacaaaaaaaatctttagtgtatatatatatatatatattaaaaatatacatatacaaccATATTAAAAGTGACACAATCTCAATCTTTGTTGTTTTATGTCTATGCTTTATCTTaagaattgaaataaaaaaatgtatgcaatcTTCTTggtatttatgtaaatattatatatatgtgtgaatatatatatttttgaaatatggaCAAACTACTTAAAGGTGTACAAAAACGTAGAGTTACTATCTTACAACACTTGTGATCTCATTCTATATGAGCCCATGTCTTCAACAATGACTCAAAGAGTTGATGGGTTAATACTAATAAACTAAAAAGTTATtgccaatttttaatttttttaaaaaaatatgtaaaatttatttattctatacaTATTCATTCCCGAacttttggtatatatatatatatatacacacatgacaATATGTTTTCTGGAGATATCTCCAAAAAAACGAATTTAGTGACGTCTCCACAACAGCCGTTAGATTACCCATCTAACGAGCTGCTATTTCATTACTAACCTCCGAAGTGGGGTTAGTGATACTAACACCCATTTTTTTAGAGttgtatttataataaaacaacaaccGTTAGATGATAATCTAATGGTTGTTATGAGACGTCCCGGGTTTTACAAATCTAAAGACATCCCTAAATTACtggtcctctatatatatagatataaatatcacttatatttttgtgtttctatatgagatattgttaataaacttatttatttaataacataGATAAGTCATTCAAATACAcacatttttattattgcactttgactatatatatattagaatagaGTCACTTAAATACTTTTAATCACTCGATTATTAACGTGGTGACAATTATTGATTTActatataaaaatcatattttgttttataactttataaaattaacatgtttATATTTAGTCATGTAACTATGTACGTAAACAAATTTTATGAATTACCgatttttcttcaatcaaaagttaagagtaactttttttaataaataaattatatatatatatatatcaataattattaattataagaagtgtAAATGAAGATAAAATATCAACACTTGCCTGGATTTTATAAACAGCACTAATTGATACATAAACtaatcatcaaatttaaaacaaagaaaacaatgataTATGAAGCTTCCTCCGGATTCAACactactttaaaaaaaaaatcttattgtcggaaaaaaattaataataatgataataacataattaataaaccAAAGTTGAACATTTGCATGTGTTAAACCAGAAAATaatatagattatatatatatatatatatatatatatatcttgctaaccaagaataataaatatattcaataaatagtgagacaaaaaaattcaatacaTCCACTACATGTTTTGATTTTGCATAGATTTTGAGTACTAAAAAGAGTAGGTCATGATGCATGTTCATCAATAAAAATCTAATGGCAAAGTagaagcaaataaataaaagacttATATAACAAATGCTAATTGAAGTATACATGATATCTTATTCTCaaaatatatttggatttttaatagtggaaattaccaaaaacaccctctaagtttgcattATTGCTAAAAataccccgttagttttgcactccccaaaaaaccattcttttttatttccatgct from Dioscorea cayenensis subsp. rotundata cultivar TDr96_F1 chromosome 7, TDr96_F1_v2_PseudoChromosome.rev07_lg8_w22 25.fasta, whole genome shotgun sequence carries:
- the LOC120265411 gene encoding LOW QUALITY PROTEIN: RING finger and transmembrane domain-containing protein 2-like (The sequence of the model RefSeq protein was modified relative to this genomic sequence to represent the inferred CDS: deleted 1 base in 1 codon); the protein is MGRRPARCYRQIKNKPYPKSRYCRGVPDPKIRIYDVGMKKKGVDEFPLCVHLVSCEKENISSEALEAARIACNKYMAKYAGKDAFHLRVRVHPFHVLRINKMLSCAGADRLQTGMRGAFGKPLGTCARVSIGQVLLSVRCKDSNGHHAQEALRRAKFKFPGRQKIIVSRKWGFTKFNRADYLKWKSENRIIPDGVNAKVGSGGRNGRDSSYQRYDIQQLARWVEQVLPFSLLLLVVFIRQHLQGFFGTIWIAAVMFKSNDILRKQTALKGERKISVLIGITLLFMIHVFSVYWWYRNDDVLHPLILLPPKEIPPFWHAIFLIMVNDTMVRQAAMVVKCVLLMYYKNNRGRNYRRQGQMLTLVEYLLLLYRALLPTPVWYRFFLNKEYGSLFSSLTTGLYLTFKLTSVVEKVQSFITALKALSRKDVHYGSYATAEQVIAAGDLCAICQEKMHVPILLRCKHIFCEDCVSEWFERERTCPLCRALVKPADLRSFGDGSTSLFFQLF